The Shewanella mangrovisoli genome has a window encoding:
- a CDS encoding response regulator transcription factor: protein MAYKVLVVDDEPQIHTFMRISLEAEGFEYLSATSIATALKQYRSHQPHLIVLDLGLPDGDGIELLYALRQQDKTPVLVLTARDQEEEKIRLLEAGANDYLSKPFGIRELIVRIKVLVRDLVNTSNTIDILQFGPLSLQKSSHQCWLNQQEVALTKKEFALLAQLMSHPGQLLKQSELLRNIWGETHQEDSHYLRILVRQLRKKLNDSDEQQLIKTEPGLGYRLTDLDPP, encoded by the coding sequence ATGGCTTACAAGGTATTAGTGGTGGATGATGAGCCGCAAATCCATACCTTTATGCGGATCTCACTCGAGGCGGAAGGCTTTGAATACTTAAGCGCCACCAGCATAGCCACGGCGCTTAAACAATACCGCAGCCATCAGCCGCACCTTATCGTGCTCGACCTCGGCCTGCCCGATGGCGATGGTATCGAATTACTCTATGCGCTGCGCCAGCAGGATAAGACCCCTGTGCTAGTACTCACCGCACGCGATCAGGAGGAAGAAAAAATCCGCCTTCTCGAGGCGGGTGCTAACGACTACCTGAGTAAGCCCTTTGGGATCAGGGAATTAATCGTGCGTATCAAGGTGTTGGTTCGTGACCTTGTGAATACCTCAAACACCATCGATATACTGCAATTTGGCCCGCTCTCCCTACAAAAGAGCAGCCATCAATGCTGGCTCAATCAACAGGAAGTGGCGCTTACCAAAAAGGAATTTGCCCTGCTCGCCCAACTCATGTCCCACCCGGGGCAATTACTGAAACAGAGCGAACTGCTGCGCAATATCTGGGGCGAGACTCATCAAGAAGATAGTCACTATCTGCGGATTTTAGTCCGCCAACTGCGTAAAAAGCTCAACGACAGCGACGAACAACAACTGATCAAAACCGAACCCGGCTTAGGGTATCGACTCACCGACCTCGACCCGCCCTAG
- a CDS encoding TrkH family potassium uptake protein: MVQWHPSLTLEHTPKSGKKLFGAPPFILSVSFALLILVGTCLLKLPIATESPITWLQSLFTVTSAVTVTGLVVVDTGSVFTPFGQVIIALLIQCGGLGLMTFAIVTLIALGGKIGFLQQTVAKEAFNQTDTSTLVSTAKAVLVFSLLVEAVGMLILSVYWSGELGWQTSLFHGFFYTISAFNNAGFALSPDSLMPYVADPVVNLTITGLFIVGGLGFSVWIDLKRNKRWSKLTVYSRMMITGTVLINAVAVIAIYLIEYNNPNTLAPLSELGKWLASWFQAVTPRTAGFNTLPIDQLEDGSTLLILVLMFIGGGSLSTASGIKVVTFMVLILATYGYLRRDEAVYVFKREIPKDTISKALALTMISIGVTWLAIFALVLTEKAPIMDIAFEAVSALGTVGLSRGLTGNLSSAGQGIIIFMMFMGRLGPLMLAYFLANPRIKKLRYAETKLAIG; this comes from the coding sequence GTGGTTCAATGGCACCCTTCGCTCACCCTAGAGCACACACCTAAAAGCGGTAAAAAACTCTTTGGCGCGCCGCCCTTTATCCTCAGTGTCAGTTTTGCCCTGTTGATCCTCGTCGGCACTTGCTTGCTAAAACTGCCCATCGCCACCGAGTCGCCTATTACTTGGCTACAAAGCCTCTTTACCGTGACCTCGGCGGTGACGGTAACAGGACTTGTGGTCGTCGATACTGGCAGTGTGTTCACGCCCTTTGGCCAAGTGATTATCGCGCTGCTCATTCAATGCGGCGGCCTAGGCTTGATGACTTTTGCCATAGTCACGCTAATAGCGCTGGGCGGTAAGATAGGTTTCTTGCAGCAAACGGTCGCGAAAGAAGCGTTTAATCAAACTGATACCTCCACCTTAGTCTCGACCGCTAAGGCCGTGCTGGTGTTTTCGCTATTGGTTGAAGCCGTGGGTATGCTGATTTTATCCGTCTACTGGAGCGGCGAGCTGGGCTGGCAAACCAGCCTATTTCATGGCTTCTTTTATACCATTAGCGCCTTTAATAACGCGGGTTTTGCCCTAAGCCCAGATAGCCTGATGCCCTATGTGGCAGACCCTGTCGTAAACCTTACCATCACCGGCTTATTTATTGTGGGTGGCCTTGGGTTTTCGGTGTGGATTGACCTTAAACGCAATAAACGTTGGTCGAAACTCACCGTCTACAGCCGCATGATGATTACTGGCACCGTACTGATCAATGCCGTGGCCGTGATAGCCATTTACCTGATTGAGTACAACAACCCCAACACCCTCGCGCCCTTAAGCGAACTCGGCAAATGGTTGGCCTCTTGGTTTCAAGCCGTGACCCCGCGCACCGCAGGCTTTAACACCCTACCCATAGACCAACTCGAAGATGGTTCCACCTTGTTGATTTTGGTACTGATGTTTATCGGCGGCGGCTCCCTCAGTACCGCCAGCGGCATTAAGGTGGTGACCTTTATGGTGTTAATCCTCGCCACCTACGGCTATTTGCGCCGCGATGAAGCAGTGTATGTGTTTAAGCGCGAAATCCCCAAAGACACTATTAGCAAGGCGCTCGCCTTGACAATGATCTCCATCGGCGTCACTTGGCTGGCAATATTCGCCCTCGTGCTCACCGAAAAAGCCCCAATTATGGATATCGCCTTCGAAGCCGTATCCGCCCTCGGCACCGTCGGGTTATCCCGCGGATTAACAGGTAATTTATCCAGTGCCGGCCAAGGGATTATCATCTTTATGATGTTTATGGGACGCCTCGGCCCACTGATGTTGGCCTACTTCCTTGCCAACCCAAGAATAAAAAAACTGCGCTATGCAGAAACCAAATTAGCAATTGGGTAA
- a CDS encoding potassium channel family protein, with the protein MAHFTVIGLGRFGVAASLELIHLGHTVTGVDSDPKIVEKYVESLTEAVICDCADEASLRELDLTNCEAVLVAIGEDMQSSLLCTLALKNLGVQTIWVKASTKAHHTIVSKLGVARIIHPEEEMGIRVAQSLNYPMVNNFLAIGDGLYIVEIHIKAQLHHTTVGQLLGSLQEHSADEQTNVPRNPKGKVAALMVKREHNVFSKIDSDFSLHTEDALFLCGSRAELKQLAPRLV; encoded by the coding sequence ATGGCACATTTTACTGTCATCGGATTAGGCCGCTTCGGCGTTGCCGCGAGCCTCGAACTCATCCACTTAGGTCACACGGTTACTGGTGTCGATAGCGACCCAAAAATCGTTGAAAAATATGTAGAAAGTCTTACCGAAGCGGTGATTTGCGACTGCGCCGATGAGGCATCGCTGCGGGAACTCGATCTGACCAACTGCGAGGCCGTGTTGGTCGCTATCGGTGAAGATATGCAGTCTAGCCTGCTATGCACGCTGGCACTGAAAAACCTCGGCGTGCAGACGATTTGGGTCAAGGCCAGCACCAAGGCGCACCATACCATAGTGTCGAAACTCGGCGTTGCCCGCATTATTCATCCCGAGGAAGAAATGGGGATCCGCGTCGCCCAGTCGCTTAACTATCCTATGGTGAATAATTTTCTCGCCATAGGTGATGGGCTCTATATTGTTGAAATCCATATTAAAGCTCAGTTGCATCACACCACTGTTGGCCAACTGCTCGGGAGCTTGCAGGAACACAGTGCCGATGAGCAAACCAATGTCCCACGCAATCCTAAGGGCAAGGTGGCGGCGCTGATGGTTAAGCGTGAGCACAACGTATTTAGCAAGATTGATAGCGACTTTAGCCTGCACACAGAAGATGCCCTATTCCTCTGCGGTAGCCGTGCCGAGTTAAAACAACTCGCACCAAGGTTGGTGTAA
- a CDS encoding MFS transporter yields the protein MTPASASSQHEPLPTSVFLAIFSAVFLPMFLAAVDQTLLATATPAIVEDLGGLRQASWITIGYMLAMAASVPIYGWLGDNFGRAKILMIALVVFALGSVVSASASTMDHMIAGRILQGLGGGGLMSLSQSLVGELVPIRQRARFQGYFAAMFTLASVGGPVIGGFVVHAYSWHWLFWANIPLVMLAVWRLNRLHKQSVKPVRQGRFDLLGVLLFPAIITALLYWLSVAGQDFVWLSATSLGFMGFICVGALVLLWWERRRESPFLPLDLLANKAIYMPLFTAALFAACLFAMIFFLPIYLQVGLHTNPAKTGLLLMPMTFGIVTGSTIAGRLLSRDVAPKWLPTFGMGLAFIGLLLIGLVPPNANLIGGLGVLVGIGLGTVMPSVQLVVQSVSGKARLSQITAMVSLSRSMGAAIGTALFSLLLYGLLPLEGAQVGIAAIKQLPIEVVHHAFQWGFIAAALVALSSAIVGYLSPATPLKDHNTEPLPKAASPAD from the coding sequence ATGACCCCAGCGTCTGCTTCGTCCCAGCATGAGCCTCTGCCCACCTCAGTTTTTCTGGCGATTTTCTCCGCCGTATTCTTACCCATGTTTCTGGCGGCGGTCGATCAGACCCTACTCGCTACCGCCACCCCTGCCATAGTGGAAGATTTGGGCGGCCTCAGGCAAGCCTCGTGGATCACTATCGGTTATATGCTGGCGATGGCTGCTAGCGTGCCTATTTACGGCTGGCTAGGGGATAACTTTGGCCGCGCTAAAATCCTGATGATCGCCTTAGTCGTGTTTGCGCTGGGTTCGGTTGTCTCCGCCAGTGCCAGTACAATGGACCATATGATTGCCGGGCGGATCCTCCAAGGCCTCGGCGGTGGCGGGTTGATGAGTCTGTCCCAATCCCTTGTGGGTGAACTGGTACCGATACGGCAAAGGGCGCGTTTTCAGGGCTATTTTGCCGCTATGTTTACCCTCGCCAGTGTTGGCGGCCCAGTGATTGGCGGCTTTGTGGTGCATGCCTATTCTTGGCATTGGTTATTTTGGGCGAATATTCCTTTGGTCATGCTGGCGGTTTGGCGGCTTAATCGCTTGCATAAACAGAGTGTTAAACCCGTACGGCAAGGCAGGTTTGACTTGCTCGGCGTGCTGTTATTTCCCGCTATCATTACGGCGCTGCTGTATTGGTTATCTGTGGCAGGGCAAGACTTTGTTTGGCTATCGGCCACAAGCTTAGGCTTTATGGGATTTATCTGTGTGGGCGCCCTTGTGCTGTTGTGGTGGGAGCGTCGGCGTGAAAGTCCTTTCCTACCGCTGGATTTGCTCGCCAATAAAGCCATTTACATGCCGCTCTTCACGGCAGCGCTATTTGCCGCCTGCCTATTTGCGATGATCTTCTTTTTACCCATTTACTTACAGGTCGGTCTGCACACCAATCCGGCCAAAACGGGCTTGCTGCTGATGCCAATGACCTTTGGCATAGTGACGGGTTCCACCATAGCGGGCAGGCTGTTGAGTCGGGACGTTGCACCTAAATGGTTGCCGACCTTTGGTATGGGCTTGGCCTTTATCGGTTTGCTCTTAATCGGTTTAGTGCCGCCGAATGCGAATCTTATCGGCGGCTTAGGTGTGCTGGTGGGCATTGGTTTAGGAACTGTGATGCCCAGCGTACAACTGGTGGTGCAGAGCGTGTCGGGCAAGGCGCGTTTAAGCCAAATCACCGCTATGGTGTCCTTGAGTCGTTCCATGGGCGCGGCAATTGGCACGGCCTTATTTAGTCTATTGCTATATGGCTTGTTACCGCTCGAAGGGGCGCAGGTGGGGATTGCGGCAATAAAGCAGTTACCCATAGAGGTTGTGCATCATGCCTTCCAGTGGGGTTTTATCGCGGCGGCTCTGGTGGCGCTTAGCTCTGCGATTGTGGGTTATCTCTCGCCCGCAACGCCGCTTAAGGATCACAATACTGAGCCGCTCCCTAAAGCCGCTAGCCCGGCAGACTAG
- a CDS encoding GNAT family N-acetyltransferase, giving the protein MKIRAENHSDLSEIEHLIYRAFENHPHHEPGAKPTEHLIVNRLRDAKVLSLSLVCEDQTGIIGHIAFSPILINGEEYAWCGLGPVSVVPERQGEGIGGALIREGLSQLKAQGIEGVVLLGEPKYYGRFGFESLPKLTLPNIPSEYFLALSLADDTPTGEVSYHSAFFDN; this is encoded by the coding sequence ATGAAAATTAGAGCTGAAAATCACTCCGACCTTTCAGAAATTGAACATCTTATTTATCGAGCGTTTGAGAACCATCCGCACCACGAACCGGGAGCTAAACCAACAGAACACTTGATCGTCAACAGACTACGTGATGCGAAAGTTTTGTCGTTATCTCTAGTTTGTGAAGATCAAACAGGCATCATTGGTCATATTGCCTTTTCTCCGATTCTGATAAATGGCGAAGAGTATGCTTGGTGTGGCTTAGGCCCAGTTTCAGTAGTGCCGGAACGTCAAGGTGAAGGTATCGGTGGTGCACTTATTCGTGAAGGGTTATCACAACTTAAAGCACAAGGGATTGAAGGGGTCGTATTACTTGGCGAACCCAAATACTATGGCCGATTTGGCTTTGAGTCACTGCCAAAACTGACACTTCCAAATATTCCTTCAGAATATTTCCTAGCTTTATCGCTAGCCGACGATACTCCGACAGGGGAAGTTAGCTATCACTCTGCATTTTTCGACAACTAA
- a CDS encoding MerR family transcriptional regulator: MYRISELAQKVGLSRSTLLYYEKLRLISAKRQSNGYRRYSNKDVQQVKLLQQLQAGGLTLKECQACLEAQIDRELLLHRLNVLDEEIAQKQKARELLSSMLGMNSMKEWHLSMEKEAPSAHLEWLLKQGFSEKQALRLKWLSKDMNEHDQYMADFEAIFQGLDRLGPSDDGDSLKALRSLPIKSGDALEIGCGKGVTTLFLAKNSAFNLTALDNDEYSLSCLKEKTKENALEHRITSICASMTALPFEQGQFDLIWSEGSAYIMGIKQALKSWKPFLKHDGYLVISDLIWLTNNPDTEAIEFWQQNYPDMATSEHRIKEMIKAGYEVIENFTQSEQSWRNYLEPLKQKIAQLDDKDFTSNSLNDLRKELRIHEQYLGQYGYQVFILKKQRLKHEN, encoded by the coding sequence ATGTACCGTATTTCTGAATTAGCACAAAAAGTCGGATTAAGCCGTTCCACTCTGCTCTATTACGAAAAACTCAGACTAATTTCTGCCAAACGGCAAAGCAATGGGTATCGCCGCTACTCAAACAAAGATGTCCAACAAGTCAAACTGTTACAACAACTACAGGCTGGAGGATTAACCTTAAAAGAGTGCCAAGCATGTTTGGAGGCTCAAATTGACAGAGAGTTGCTACTTCATAGGCTGAATGTATTGGATGAAGAAATCGCCCAAAAACAAAAGGCAAGAGAGCTGCTTTCCTCAATGCTTGGCATGAACTCGATGAAGGAGTGGCACCTATCAATGGAAAAAGAAGCTCCATCAGCACACCTAGAATGGTTGTTAAAACAGGGTTTTAGTGAAAAGCAGGCACTGAGACTCAAATGGTTGTCCAAAGATATGAATGAACATGATCAATATATGGCTGACTTTGAAGCGATTTTTCAAGGTTTAGATCGGCTGGGGCCTAGTGATGATGGTGACTCCCTCAAAGCATTACGCTCTTTACCTATTAAGTCGGGGGATGCGCTAGAAATTGGCTGTGGAAAAGGAGTCACAACCCTCTTTCTAGCAAAAAACTCTGCCTTCAATTTAACGGCACTCGATAACGATGAGTACAGCTTAAGCTGCCTTAAAGAGAAGACTAAAGAAAATGCTCTTGAACATCGAATAACATCGATTTGTGCCAGCATGACGGCACTACCATTTGAACAGGGGCAATTTGACCTGATCTGGTCAGAAGGCAGTGCCTATATTATGGGAATCAAGCAGGCGCTCAAAAGTTGGAAACCATTTCTTAAGCATGATGGTTATTTAGTGATTAGTGACTTGATTTGGTTGACCAATAACCCAGATACCGAAGCCATAGAGTTTTGGCAACAAAACTATCCCGACATGGCAACTAGCGAACATCGAATCAAAGAGATGATAAAAGCGGGCTATGAGGTTATCGAAAACTTTACACAGAGTGAACAGTCGTGGCGTAACTATCTGGAACCATTGAAGCAAAAGATCGCTCAGCTCGATGACAAGGATTTTACTTCTAACTCACTCAATGACTTACGCAAAGAACTCAGGATACACGAGCAATACTTAGGTCAATATGGTTACCAAGTATTTATATTAAAGAAACAAAGGTTAAAACATGAAAATTAG
- a CDS encoding sensor histidine kinase — protein MTFANTASINQYWRTHPALFTAMLLVIALLTSYLIDHFSGSAIAVLLILQLAVVAVALQCSANYAYFVAVFGAVSFNFLFTTPRYSLQMFNVEDIVNLSVFLLVALTSSKLAEHYRRQQQALEQAQLRNSILLSVSHDLRTPLATIIGTLTTLKEYQAKLNPTQTEELIDSAAAESHRLHQYIENLLQATKLQHGALKFSLDEANLREVLQRTIARFQTAQPRIQIHCEPELPPLMICSSLIEQAIFNVLDNALRYSPAEQPVTVNLYRHQQMLRIDIQDLGQGIAPADAEAIFDLFYRQHPSTDGGAGLGLAVAKGIITAHKGSIGAESVAKGSLIRIALPITTKAA, from the coding sequence ATGACTTTTGCAAACACAGCCTCCATCAACCAATACTGGCGCACGCACCCCGCGTTATTTACCGCCATGCTGTTAGTGATAGCCTTGCTCACTAGCTATTTGATTGATCACTTTTCAGGCTCGGCCATTGCCGTACTGCTTATCCTGCAATTAGCCGTGGTCGCCGTGGCTCTGCAATGCAGCGCCAATTACGCCTATTTTGTGGCCGTATTTGGCGCTGTCAGTTTCAATTTTTTATTTACCACGCCACGCTATTCGTTACAGATGTTCAACGTCGAAGACATAGTCAATCTAAGCGTGTTTTTGCTGGTCGCCCTCACTAGCAGCAAGTTAGCCGAACATTACCGCCGCCAGCAGCAGGCACTCGAACAGGCGCAGCTCAGAAACAGCATTTTGCTCTCTGTCTCCCACGATTTACGCACGCCGCTTGCGACCATTATCGGCACCCTAACCACGCTGAAGGAATACCAAGCCAAACTTAACCCGACGCAAACCGAGGAGCTTATCGACTCGGCCGCCGCCGAGAGCCATAGGCTGCACCAATATATCGAAAACCTTTTGCAAGCGACTAAGTTACAACATGGCGCGCTCAAATTTAGCCTAGACGAAGCCAATCTACGCGAAGTGTTACAGCGCACTATCGCCCGCTTTCAAACCGCGCAACCTAGGATCCAAATTCACTGTGAGCCAGAACTTCCGCCATTAATGATTTGCAGCTCTTTGATTGAGCAGGCGATTTTTAATGTACTCGATAATGCCCTGCGCTACTCGCCCGCAGAACAGCCTGTTACGGTAAACCTCTATCGCCACCAACAGATGCTGCGCATCGATATTCAAGACTTAGGACAAGGCATAGCACCAGCCGACGCCGAGGCGATTTTTGACCTCTTCTATCGTCAACATCCCTCGACCGATGGCGGTGCGGGATTAGGCCTTGCGGTCGCCAAAGGCATTATTACCGCCCATAAGGGCAGCATCGGCGCCGAAAGTGTTGCCAAAGGCAGCCTGATCCGCATCGCTTTGCCAATAACCACGAAGGCGGCATAA
- a CDS encoding sulfite exporter TauE/SafE family protein: protein MLTDPLFWLVAIPAVLITGISKSGFAGGVGGLTVPLLALAISPATAAAIMLPLLIYMDFLSVRSWWGQHNSRQLWILLPAAIVGIGIAYWLFDRLNEDYLRAILGCVSLGFGLYGLILGDKTQATPSPLVGRLCGLTAGFTSFVAHAGGPPLNAYLLPLRLAKPEFLATAVVFFAVVNLVKLVPYSLLGQINQGNILISLLLAPLAWLGVKLGLSIQDKISDRLFKRIILILMVLVGIRLLWTAL from the coding sequence ATGTTAACAGACCCTCTTTTTTGGCTGGTGGCGATTCCTGCGGTGTTGATCACTGGGATCTCTAAATCGGGTTTTGCTGGCGGTGTCGGTGGCCTGACCGTGCCCCTGTTAGCGCTGGCCATAAGCCCGGCAACCGCGGCGGCAATCATGTTACCTTTGCTGATTTATATGGATTTTTTAAGTGTTCGTTCGTGGTGGGGCCAACATAATTCACGCCAATTATGGATCCTTTTACCCGCGGCGATTGTGGGCATAGGCATAGCCTATTGGCTGTTCGACCGCTTAAACGAAGATTACTTACGGGCGATTTTAGGCTGTGTGTCCTTAGGTTTTGGCCTTTATGGCTTGATATTAGGGGATAAAACCCAAGCAACGCCTTCGCCACTCGTGGGGCGGCTTTGCGGCTTAACCGCAGGCTTTACTAGCTTTGTGGCCCATGCGGGCGGGCCGCCACTCAATGCCTATTTGCTGCCGTTACGCTTGGCCAAGCCAGAGTTTTTAGCCACGGCAGTGGTATTTTTTGCGGTGGTGAATCTGGTTAAATTGGTGCCCTACAGCCTGCTTGGACAAATTAACCAAGGTAACATTCTGATCTCCTTGTTACTTGCGCCTTTGGCTTGGTTAGGCGTAAAACTGGGGTTGTCGATCCAGGATAAGATCAGCGATAGGTTGTTTAAACGCATCATCTTGATTTTAATGGTGCTGGTGGGTATTCGTTTACTGTGGACGGCGTTATAG
- a CDS encoding NlpC/P60 family protein produces MKRLLIVILALGLGACASAPEPKPVVKQVEPVSVWNDSNIADFHSEWRGVPYRLGGGTKKGIDCSAFVSVAYQKMLGMTLPRTVEEQQALGKPVARDQLRKGDLVFFKTGWSTHHVGIYVGGNNFLHVSTSQGVKISSLLNSYWASKYWNARRI; encoded by the coding sequence ATGAAACGATTACTGATAGTTATCTTAGCCTTAGGCCTTGGCGCCTGTGCGAGCGCGCCAGAACCTAAGCCTGTGGTGAAGCAAGTGGAACCCGTATCCGTTTGGAACGATAGCAATATCGCCGATTTCCATTCCGAATGGCGCGGCGTACCCTATCGTCTAGGTGGCGGCACTAAGAAAGGCATCGATTGCTCGGCCTTTGTGTCGGTCGCTTATCAAAAGATGCTGGGTATGACTCTGCCGCGCACAGTGGAAGAACAGCAAGCCCTCGGCAAACCCGTGGCGCGGGATCAACTGCGTAAAGGCGACTTAGTGTTTTTCAAAACGGGTTGGAGCACGCACCATGTCGGCATTTATGTGGGCGGAAATAATTTTCTCCATGTCTCGACGAGCCAAGGGGTGAAAATTTCGAGCCTGCTAAACAGTTATTGGGCATCAAAGTATTGGAATGCAAGGCGAATTTAA
- a CDS encoding competence protein CoiA family protein → MSEVKISWGLSADGVMRHISEVANGKACGCICPSPNCSSPLIANQGSLKAHYFSHQTNTDCGGESALHLAAKQILEDAASKDEYIILPEIRAEYSCADMLGEIVAESCVELASFELLEARQEVRLSDSLITDVFAKSSRGKELAIEIFVTNAKDTISIGKYKSIGVDALEIDLSRLPWTISRHELKEAVLHKAKRTWLHNNRICELYQSLKQQVDQTVESNNRDYLSNLNGLAASLSTNTNLPVFCWPELITYRALSKNERFAVTRVPKITHFNEAWAKSDFGYSGTAVVENKTIVNVLLYVDVKSSPITEPDIPTLLIGYNQHEYDEKHRFNLKWENVQSWKSKLEKIADSELKQRRLQQINKSQRISSFAEYFRSSDEPIKMQILCQKLGLAAPTQTSNHVSCWNASYDVWKTLVWVYKIHGNEGYKIDAGDIASDPWFESLLGFSTEDWAYESRRKLLGAWLKKLYEVGFLRRVAWSKYEVEHCQLSNFVPWQFIR, encoded by the coding sequence GTGTCTGAAGTTAAAATTTCATGGGGTCTTAGCGCTGATGGTGTGATGCGCCATATTTCCGAAGTTGCAAATGGGAAAGCGTGTGGATGTATATGCCCATCTCCAAATTGCTCAAGTCCACTTATCGCCAATCAAGGTTCCTTGAAGGCTCACTATTTTTCCCATCAAACAAATACAGATTGTGGTGGAGAATCAGCGCTTCATCTTGCTGCAAAGCAGATTTTAGAGGATGCAGCATCTAAAGATGAGTACATCATATTGCCCGAAATCCGTGCGGAGTACTCGTGTGCCGATATGCTTGGAGAGATTGTAGCGGAATCCTGTGTCGAGTTGGCGAGTTTTGAGTTACTTGAGGCAAGGCAAGAGGTGAGATTGAGTGATTCACTCATAACTGATGTTTTTGCTAAATCTTCCCGAGGAAAAGAACTGGCAATAGAGATATTCGTTACTAATGCAAAGGACACAATAAGCATCGGTAAATACAAATCAATCGGGGTTGATGCACTAGAAATTGATCTTAGTAGGCTGCCTTGGACTATCAGTCGCCATGAATTGAAAGAAGCGGTGTTGCACAAGGCAAAACGAACATGGCTACATAACAATAGGATATGTGAGCTATACCAATCTTTGAAACAACAAGTAGACCAAACTGTAGAGTCCAATAATCGAGATTATCTATCCAATTTAAATGGTCTGGCTGCATCTCTAAGCACTAATACCAACCTACCGGTCTTCTGTTGGCCAGAACTAATAACGTATCGAGCTTTATCGAAGAATGAAAGATTTGCAGTAACGAGAGTGCCTAAGATTACACATTTCAATGAAGCGTGGGCTAAATCTGATTTTGGGTATTCAGGCACAGCGGTAGTTGAAAATAAAACAATTGTAAATGTGCTGCTCTATGTTGATGTGAAAAGTAGTCCAATTACTGAGCCGGATATTCCCACCTTGCTCATAGGCTATAACCAGCATGAGTATGATGAGAAGCATCGATTTAACCTTAAATGGGAAAACGTACAATCTTGGAAAAGTAAGTTAGAGAAGATTGCCGATAGTGAGTTGAAACAAAGGAGGCTCCAGCAAATTAATAAATCACAACGAATATCCTCATTTGCGGAGTATTTTCGTTCTAGTGATGAGCCAATAAAAATGCAAATACTTTGTCAAAAGCTTGGATTAGCCGCTCCTACTCAAACCTCCAATCATGTCTCCTGCTGGAATGCTTCCTATGATGTCTGGAAAACGCTGGTCTGGGTTTACAAAATTCACGGAAATGAAGGGTACAAAATAGATGCTGGTGATATCGCATCTGACCCTTGGTTCGAGTCTTTGTTAGGTTTTTCAACAGAAGATTGGGCGTATGAATCACGAAGAAAATTGTTGGGGGCTTGGTTAAAGAAGTTATACGAAGTGGGATTCTTAAGGAGAGTCGCTTGGAGCAAGTATGAAGTAGAGCATTGTCAGTTAAGCAATTTTGTACCATGGCAATTCATAAGATAG
- a CDS encoding pirin family protein: MSQMQTSPFYGGPRECPVEDGRIQIQQIAPKISDVGGIPVARAIPQKPRRLIGPWCFLDHIGPVTDGPLMNVGEHPHIGLQTFTWMLEGEIMHRDSLGSAQVIRPRQVNLMTAGHGIAHTEESVEGHRTMHAVQLWIALPLEHKDTAPRFDHYPQLPTWQEAGVEFTLLIGSWKDKQAPTLHFSPIVALDIFAAEATQLTLRLDPRFEYGLMPLEGRFDIDDEAFDNNNLAYLGMLRESVTLDLHPGARLLLIGGAPLADTVSIWWNFVGHSKEDIASAQADWEAKSPRFATVPGYNGKRLMPPPIPW; this comes from the coding sequence ATGAGTCAAATGCAAACATCGCCATTTTACGGCGGCCCAAGGGAATGTCCCGTCGAAGATGGGCGGATCCAAATCCAGCAGATTGCCCCCAAAATCAGTGATGTGGGCGGGATACCCGTAGCGCGGGCGATTCCGCAAAAGCCGCGTCGACTCATAGGTCCTTGGTGTTTTCTGGATCATATTGGCCCAGTCACCGACGGCCCCTTAATGAATGTGGGCGAGCATCCCCATATCGGCCTTCAAACCTTCACTTGGATGCTGGAGGGGGAAATCATGCACAGGGACAGTCTAGGTAGCGCCCAAGTGATACGCCCGAGGCAAGTAAACCTGATGACCGCAGGCCATGGTATCGCCCACACCGAAGAGTCCGTCGAAGGTCATCGCACTATGCATGCGGTGCAGCTATGGATTGCGCTGCCGCTGGAACACAAAGACACAGCCCCTAGATTCGACCATTATCCCCAGCTGCCCACTTGGCAGGAGGCGGGCGTCGAATTTACCCTATTGATTGGCTCGTGGAAGGATAAACAAGCGCCCACGCTGCACTTTTCACCAATCGTCGCGCTCGATATTTTTGCCGCAGAGGCCACTCAACTGACGCTCAGGCTGGATCCGCGATTTGAATATGGCCTAATGCCCCTCGAGGGCCGATTCGATATCGACGACGAGGCCTTTGATAACAATAACCTCGCTTACCTTGGCATGCTGCGCGAGAGTGTGACGCTCGACCTTCACCCTGGCGCACGTTTACTGCTGATTGGCGGCGCGCCCCTCGCCGACACCGTCAGTATTTGGTGGAATTTTGTCGGCCACAGTAAGGAAGATATCGCCAGCGCCCAAGCCGATTGGGAGGCCAAGTCCCCACGTTTTGCCACTGTGCCGGGTTATAATGGCAAACGCTTAATGCCGCCGCCCATCCCTTGGTAA